The DNA sequence TGTTGGCCACAATCATCTGCCGGAAGTCGGCTTCCATGCGGCCCTTGTCGAGGTTGTAGTTGAAGTGGTCGGTCGGCACCGCGCCCGCCTCCACCAGTCCGATGTTCTTGCTGTACGTGTAGGAAACCTGCGCGCTGAACCCGTGGCTGTAGCGGTGGTTGTACTCCACCTGCAGGCCGTTGTAGTGCGAGTTGCCCAGGTTTTCCGTGATGCTGATGGTGTTGAAGACCGAGTTCGGACGCACGCCGGTGAACGCCGCGCCAAAATTGGCCGCCGTCCCGATGTTGTAGTGCAGCGTGTGCGAACCGGCGTAGCCAACCTGCAAAAAGCCGTTCCGGTCCGTCTTGAACTGCAGGTTGAAGGTGTAGTTCTGAACATAAATCGCCTGGTTGCCCGGATCGTAGCCGGAGATGTTCTTCTTCGTCGTCGCAAACTGCGCCGGATCGGCCACCGTGCCGAAGACCTGGTTGGTGATGCTGGTCGGGAACGAGAACGGCGGGTTCCCCGTGCCGGTGTTGAAGCCGAACAGGTCGGGCCGCTGGTAGTAGATGCCGTAGCCTCCGCGGACCACCATCCAGCCCATCGGCGACCAGGAGAAACCCACCCGCGGCTGGAATTCGTTCTTGTGGATCGGCGCGTAGCCGAAGCCCTTGGGCAGGAACAGGCCGACGTTCGCGATGTTGGTAATCGGCGCGTCCGGAATCGGATTGCCGTTCGAATCCAGCTGATAGATGTTGTTCTGGGTGCCGTTTTTCTCCCGCGGAATCGTGTTGATCTCGTAGCGCAGCCCCAGGTTGATCGTGAGGTTGCGGCGCGCCTGCATCGCGCCGTTCACGAAGCCCGCAAACAGCGAGTAGCGCGGGTATCGCTTCGACGAGTTCAGCGGCACTAGGTTGAAAGTTTGCGTCTGCGTCTGGAACTTGGCGGTCGTCACCCCGTTCACCGCCGTGTCAAACGGCGGGCCGAAACCCACAAACGTAATGTTGCGGCGCGGCGTATCGGCGCCGAACGAGTTGATCTGGTACCGGAAGGCGTTGAAGCCGGTCTTGATGTTGTAGCGGCCCCTGGTCATGCTGAGCGTGTCGGTCCACTGGAAGACGTTGTCATGCCGTCCCTGGGGAATATTCGTGCCCACCCCGGCATTCGTCAGCCCCGTGCCGGAGAAGGTGATGCTCGGCAGCCCGTTGGCATCGGCCGCGCTCTTGGAAAATCCCAGCGCCGCAACCGCGTCCGGCGGCTCGTCCCAGGAAACGCTCAGGGCCGACCGGTTGTAGTTGAATCGCGCTTCGTTGACCATCGTGTTCGAGATCAGCCGCGTCCACGCGATCTCGGGCACGAACGTGTTCCACCCGAAGCCGTTGTTGCCGCCCTGCAGCCCCGTGCTCAGGATCACGCCCGGCGTGCCGGTGGCGTGGTTGTAAACCACGCGCGCGAAAAAGCGGTCTTTCGACGAAATCTGCGCATCGTCGCGCACAATGAAGGCGTTGCGGTCGTTGCCCTGGTTTTGCACCACGTGCAGCGGCGCCACCAGCGCCGTGGGCGAGAACCCGGGATCGGGCGCCGGATAGAACGCCTGCAACAGTTCCTTGAAGTTGCCGTTGGCCGGCCCGCCCTTCACGGAAGCCAGCAGCAGCGGCGTCGGAACCACCGGAACGGCCGTGACCTTCAGCGTCTGCCGGTAGGCTTCGTACGATCCAAAAAAGAAATTCTTGTCACGGACCACCGGCCCGCCCAGCACGCCGCCAAATTGATTGAGCGTGAACGGAAGCTTGGCGGTGTTGGGCGGATCGAAGTAGTTGCGCGCGTTCAGCGCGTCGCTGCGGAAGAACTCCCACCCCGTCCCGTGGTACTGGTTGGTGCCGCTCTTGGTCACGACGTTCACGTGCGCGCCGGCCACCGTGCCGAACTCCGCATCGGCGCCGCCTGTCAGCACCTTGAACTCCGCGATCGCATCCGGAGGAATGCCGGTCCCGATGAGCGCCTTGTTGATCAGCGATCCCGGAACGGAGATGTCGTTGAAGTCGCCGCCGTCGATCGTGAAATCGTTGTAGAAATCGTCGGTGCCGTTGATGAAGCCGCCGTCGTTCCGCGTGGCGCTGGTGCGTCCCCCCGCCGTGCTGATGATGGGCGTGGCTCCGGCCTGCAGGCTGACCAGGTCAACGAACGAGCGCCCGTTGAGCGGCAACTCCGTCACTTTCTCGTTGCTCACCACCCCGCCGAGCGACGCGTCCACCGTGTTCAGCACCTCGGCCGACGCCGTCACCGTCACCGTCTCGGCGGCGCTGCTCACCTGCATGGTGAAATTGACCACCGACGTGCTCTGCACCGTGACCTCCAGCCGCGACTTCGCCGCCGCAAAGCCGGTGTGCGTCACTGTGATTTCGTATTGCCCGATGGGCACGTTGAGAAATTCGTACGTCCCCGACCCTCCGGTCGTGGCCGTCCGTTGTTCATTGGTCTGCACATTGCGCAGCATCACCGTCGCGCCCGGAACGACTGCCTGGCTGCTGTCGACAATGGTTCCATTCACTCTGCCGGTGACCGAACCCTGCGCAAACGCGCGTTCCGTACTGCTTGCCACGAACAACAGCGACCACAGCAACGCCGTGGACGCGAGGATCGAGCGGGTGTGACGAGCCATTGCCATCCTCCTCGCAGCCGCAGGTGGGGTCCGTGTTCCATCGCCGGCTTGGCCGTCCGGCGCCTCTGCGACTGTTATCGTACAAAAACAGATGGCAGACTATGAAGACACTTTGAGGCGTTGTCAAGCGGTTTTTTGTTGGCTTCTGATGGCTCCGCCGAACCGGCGGCCCGCATTCGGGCGCCCCGCGGGGGAACACCTTACCGGCCAAACCTTGCCATCGAGTCAACCGCGCTCTCAGGCACGGGTTTCCGGCCGGCGTTCGGCAGCAGAAGATCTAGAAATGCATCCGCAAGTTCGTCAATCGTGAGGCGGCCGTCTTGTCGGTACCACAAGATCGTCCAGTTGAGCGCGCCGAGCAGGAAGAGGCGCAGAAGGGGCGTGTTTTGGTGGACGACCCCGTCTCTTGCCAGGTCCTCCAGCACCTGCCCGATGTGCCTTTCATACTCGTCGCGAAACTTCACCGTTCGCAGCCGGGACCTCGGAGGAAGAGCACGCCAGTCCAGCATCAGCACCACGAAGGTATCGCGCTCATCGCCCAGCGTCTGGCGCAAATGAGTGTGGAGGATGGCTGACATTTTCTCCCTTGGCGAATGTGCCTGCGCTACTGCTGCGTCGAGGGCAGCGACCGCACGCCGCATGCCTTCCTCGATCACCGCCTCGAGGATCTGCTCCTTGCTGTCGAAATGAAAGAAGATGCTTCCCGACTGGATTCGCACTGCCTTGGCCAGATCGCGAACGGTTGTGCGCTCGTATCCTTTGTGCCGGAACAGTCGCGCCGCCGCTTTGATGATGGCCCTGCGTTTGTTGCCCCGGCTGCCCTTGCTTGATGTCACGGTCAATCTCCACCCGCACTGAACGCTTGTAACAGGTCTGGGCGACACCAGAAAAGGGCGCCCGCGATTTGCGCTTGACAGCCGGTCAAAACTGATATTAGCTTTCCGCCCTCAAACCAAGCAAGCGCTTGGTTGCCTGGCCGCTGCGGAGCGGGGGCCCGCAGCGACGACTTTCTTCAACACGGAGGCAGGCGTATGACACACGCGAGCGGTTTGAAACGTTTTTTGCTCGTGTTTGCGGCCACTCTGGCGTGTCTCGCGACAGCGCGGGCGCAGGACACAGGGCGAATCAGCGGCGTCATCAGCGACCCTTCCGGCGCCGTCGTCAGCGGCGCGGCCGTCCGTATCACCAACGCGCAAACCGGCCTTGAACGCACCCTGCAGTCCGACGTCAACGGTCGTTACGAAGTCCCCAGACTTCCCGTCGGTCAGTATGGCGTCTCGGTTTCAATGCGCGGTTTCCAAACCGCCAACGTGCCCAACTTGGAGCTCCACATCGATCAGGACCTGCGTGTCGACGTGCAGATGCGCGTGGGCAGCGCCACCGAGACGGTCGAGGTCACTGCCGCGCCTCCGTTGACCGAAACCAGTTCGAGTGAGATCGGCAACGTGATCCAGGAAAACCGCGTCCGCGAACTCCCGCTCAACGGCAGGAACATCCTTCAGCTTGCCTTGCTCGCCCCGGGTGCGACCGAGGCCGAGCCGCAAAGTGGTATCGAGCGCTTCACGTTCAACAGCGGCGGCTTCACCGTCAGCATCAACGGCGGGCGCACCGACCAGAATCAGTACGTGCTCGACGGCGTCTGGAATGGCGTCGTTTACTTCAACCAGCAAAACATCAATCCCACGGTAGACATGATTTCTGAGTTCAAGGTCAAGGGCACGAACGCCGACGCCAGCAGCGGTTTTGGCCACGGTGGCATTGTGACGTACGCGACGCGCTCCGGCGGAAACGAGTTCCACGGAAAACTGTGGGAGTTCGTGCGTAACGATATTTTCGACGCAAAAAATTTCTTCGATACACGGAAGCCGGCTTATCGCCAGAACCAGTTCGGCGGCGTCTTGAGCGGTCCATTTCTCCGCGGCAAATACAAGACGTTTTTCGCCATCAGCTACGAGCAACTGCAAATCCGCAAGGAGCTGACCGCCGTCCAGACTCTGCCCACGGCAAAGCAGGTAAGCGGAGACTTCTCTGCCGACAAGCCCATCTTTGACCCGCTAACCACTCGTCCCGACCCGGCGCGCCCGGGCCAGTTCATCCGCGATCGCTTTCCGAACAACATCATCCCGAGCAACCGGATTGCCGCTCCCTCCGCTTACTTGGCCAGCTTCTTCCCGAAGCTTACGACTGGCGGTGTGGGCAACTACGTCAATAACTCAAAGCGCGTCAATCGGCGCGATCAGGCCAACATTCGGCTCGACCACAGCTTTTCTCAAAAAGACCAGACATTCGCCCGCTTCACCTTGGCGAACTTCCTCGGAATCGAACCCCTGGGCGTGGGAACCGGCGCCAATCCGCCGTTCAACGCAATTCCGGTCACCGAGAACGCTTTCAGCCGCAACCTGGCGCTCGGCTGGACACACTCGTTCAGCAGCACCCTTCTGAACGATTTCCGATTTGGCTTCAACCGGGCTCGCTTGCCGCGCGAACAGCGCGGCCCTGATTTCTTCAGCATGTTCAACATTCCCGGCTCCAACCGCAGCCCCGCCGACTTCGGTCTCCCCGCGGTTTCGGTCACCGGCTTCACGGCTTTCGGCGGGAATGACACGATCACACCCTTCAACCTCGCCGAAAACGATTTTCAATGGGCTGACGACCTGAGTTGGGTCAAGGGCAGCCATACCTTCAAGTTTGGCGGCGATTTCATTCGTACCCAGCTCATTCACCAGTTCGACTTCTTCGCAAAGGGTTCGCTCAGCTTCCAGGCTGCTTTCACCACGGACCCGCAGAACAAAAACAACACCGGGAACGCATTTGCCGATTTCCTGCTCGGATTTCCCACGCAGAATCGAATCGGCTTGGGGTCAACGTATACCCACAGCTTCGAATATCGCATCGAGAGCTACATCAACGACACTTGGAAGATTGCGCCCCGGCTCACCCTCAATCTCGGCCTTCGCTACGAGATGATGCGCCCGCCGTTGTTTGCCGAACCGCTTTCGACGCTCGCGTCTGACGGCCGGATCGTGATCAGCGTACCCGATAACGGACCGTTGCCCCCGCAGGTCAAACTGTACGACGGAAAAGGAATTACCTTCGTTACGGCAAAGGACGCGGGATATCCCGCGACCCTGATCGACACCGACAAGAACAACTTTGCGCCGCGAGTGGGTCTTGCTTGGGACGTTTCGGGCGACGGCAAGACGGTGGTCCGCAGCGCCTACGGATACTTCTACACCCAGCGGCAACAAATCAATTCGTCGGCCCAGTTCATCAACGACATCCCCTTCTACAACATGTCAACCGTGCTGAATCAGGGCGTTGGTTTCGCTGCCAATCCAACTTCCCTTACGCCCACGTTGACGTGGAGCAACATGATTGTGAACAACGTGTCGTTGCCCGGCGGCACAGCGTTTCCCAGGTCGCTCCCCTTCGGCGAAGTCCAGCAATGGAGTGTCGGTATACAGCGCTCACTCTGGCGCGAGGCGGCCCTGGAAACCGACTACGTCGGTACCACCGGGCGCAAGCTGCTCTCCAGCTACAACCCCAACCAGATTGACTTCCTCGGCGAAGGCTGCGTCGGGTTAGGGGCTGGCTACGCGCTTCCGGCCAATTGCACCCGTAACGCTCCGCGCACGCGCCCCTTTCCGCAGTTCGGAAACTTCACCAGTTGGCAACCGAAGTCGACCTCCGACTACAACGCCCTGATTGTCAATCTCAATCAGCGAAGCAGAAAAGGGCTCACCTTCCAGGTGGGCTACACGTGGGCCCACTCGATTGACACATCTTCCGGTGAGAACGTCGGCGGGACCTCAGGCAACGGCACTCGCGATTCCTACGCATCAGTCGACATCGAGCGCGGCAACTCCAATTTTGACACGCGTCACCGCCTGACCATCAGCTACATCTACCAGCTTCCAATCGGCCCGAAGCAGAGGTTCATGGGCCGCGGCGGCGCCGTCGGGAAGGTGCTCGAGGGTTGGCAGGTTGGCGGCATCACAACCTACTCGAAGGGCGTGTCGTTCACGGTCACGCAGGCCAATGATCCGACCGGACTTGGACTGGGCCTGATGCCGAACCTGGTGTGCGATCCCAACCAAGGCGCCCCGCACACGATCCAGCAGTGGTTCAACACGTCCTGTTTCGTCGCCCAGGGCTCCAGTTACGGCAACGCGGGACGGAACATCGTTGCCGGACCGCCGATCAAGAATTTTGACATCTTCCTCACCAAGAACACGTCGCTCAGTGAGCGCCTGAACCTGGCGTTCCGGACCGAGTTCTTCAACGCATTCAACTCCCCGCAGTTCTTGATCCCGCAACGTTCGCTCGGCGGGGCGGGGTTCGGGCAGATCTTGGGGGCCCGTGACCCGCGCGAAGTTCAGTTTTCGCTCGCATTGTCGTTCTAGCAGTTCGCTGTAGTGTCGGTCGTGCGTTAGGCAAGTAGGCGGAGGCGATTGCATGTCTCGAAGAAACCTTTGTTGGACATTTGTGGTGGTTGCCATGGCGCTTGCGGGATTGGCGGCACAGGAATCGCCCCAGGGTCCGCAACGGATCGCCATCAGGGCGGGACGACTGTTGGACGGCACCGCCAACCCGGCGATTGACAACGCTGTGATCATCGTGGCGGGCGAACGAATCGAAGCAGTTGGCCCCGCCGCCAGCGTTGCGATTCCGGACGGCGCCAAGGTCATCGACCTCAGCGCCGACACCGTCATGCCGGGACTGATCAACGGTCACGAGCATCCCACGGTGCGGGCCTACGTCGGCAATGAAGATCCCAGGCACGAGGGCCGAAATTCTCTCATCCAGCAACTGAACATGATGGACGAGCCGCCGGCGATGCAGGCAGCGCGAGGCGTGCGCGATCTGCGCGTGGAACTGATGTGCGGGGTCACCACCGCCTACGTAGTCGGCGAGCTGCAATACAACGACGTCTACCTCAAGAAGGCCGCCGACGCGGGGGTCTTCCCTTCGCCTCGTCTGTACCTGTCCGGTCCATGGATCACCACGACCGGTGGCTACTACCCCTTCCCGCAGACCGACGGTCCTTGGGACCTGCGTCGTATGGTGCGCCGGAACATCGAGGCCGGCGCCCACCATATCAAGATCGTCGTGAACCATGGCGGCATGGCAAGCGGACCCGCCAACGGGCGCCCCTTCGCCGGCACAAACTGGACCGACGAAGAAATGCGCGCTGTCG is a window from the Terriglobales bacterium genome containing:
- a CDS encoding TonB-dependent receptor translates to MKRFLLVFAATLACLATARAQDTGRISGVISDPSGAVVSGAAVRITNAQTGLERTLQSDVNGRYEVPRLPVGQYGVSVSMRGFQTANVPNLELHIDQDLRVDVQMRVGSATETVEVTAAPPLTETSSSEIGNVIQENRVRELPLNGRNILQLALLAPGATEAEPQSGIERFTFNSGGFTVSINGGRTDQNQYVLDGVWNGVVYFNQQNINPTVDMISEFKVKGTNADASSGFGHGGIVTYATRSGGNEFHGKLWEFVRNDIFDAKNFFDTRKPAYRQNQFGGVLSGPFLRGKYKTFFAISYEQLQIRKELTAVQTLPTAKQVSGDFSADKPIFDPLTTRPDPARPGQFIRDRFPNNIIPSNRIAAPSAYLASFFPKLTTGGVGNYVNNSKRVNRRDQANIRLDHSFSQKDQTFARFTLANFLGIEPLGVGTGANPPFNAIPVTENAFSRNLALGWTHSFSSTLLNDFRFGFNRARLPREQRGPDFFSMFNIPGSNRSPADFGLPAVSVTGFTAFGGNDTITPFNLAENDFQWADDLSWVKGSHTFKFGGDFIRTQLIHQFDFFAKGSLSFQAAFTTDPQNKNNTGNAFADFLLGFPTQNRIGLGSTYTHSFEYRIESYINDTWKIAPRLTLNLGLRYEMMRPPLFAEPLSTLASDGRIVISVPDNGPLPPQVKLYDGKGITFVTAKDAGYPATLIDTDKNNFAPRVGLAWDVSGDGKTVVRSAYGYFYTQRQQINSSAQFINDIPFYNMSTVLNQGVGFAANPTSLTPTLTWSNMIVNNVSLPGGTAFPRSLPFGEVQQWSVGIQRSLWREAALETDYVGTTGRKLLSSYNPNQIDFLGEGCVGLGAGYALPANCTRNAPRTRPFPQFGNFTSWQPKSTSDYNALIVNLNQRSRKGLTFQVGYTWAHSIDTSSGENVGGTSGNGTRDSYASVDIERGNSNFDTRHRLTISYIYQLPIGPKQRFMGRGGAVGKVLEGWQVGGITTYSKGVSFTVTQANDPTGLGLGLMPNLVCDPNQGAPHTIQQWFNTSCFVAQGSSYGNAGRNIVAGPPIKNFDIFLTKNTSLSERLNLAFRTEFFNAFNSPQFLIPQRSLGGAGFGQILGARDPREVQFSLALSF
- a CDS encoding TetR/AcrR family transcriptional regulator, coding for MSPRPVTSVQCGWRLTVTSSKGSRGNKRRAIIKAAARLFRHKGYERTTVRDLAKAVRIQSGSIFFHFDSKEQILEAVIEEGMRRAVAALDAAVAQAHSPREKMSAILHTHLRQTLGDERDTFVVLMLDWRALPPRSRLRTVKFRDEYERHIGQVLEDLARDGVVHQNTPLLRLFLLGALNWTILWYRQDGRLTIDELADAFLDLLLPNAGRKPVPESAVDSMARFGR
- a CDS encoding carboxypeptidase regulatory-like domain-containing protein — protein: MARHTRSILASTALLWSLLFVASSTERAFAQGSVTGRVNGTIVDSSQAVVPGATVMLRNVQTNEQRTATTGGSGTYEFLNVPIGQYEITVTHTGFAAAKSRLEVTVQSTSVVNFTMQVSSAAETVTVTASAEVLNTVDASLGGVVSNEKVTELPLNGRSFVDLVSLQAGATPIISTAGGRTSATRNDGGFINGTDDFYNDFTIDGGDFNDISVPGSLINKALIGTGIPPDAIAEFKVLTGGADAEFGTVAGAHVNVVTKSGTNQYHGTGWEFFRSDALNARNYFDPPNTAKLPFTLNQFGGVLGGPVVRDKNFFFGSYEAYRQTLKVTAVPVVPTPLLLASVKGGPANGNFKELLQAFYPAPDPGFSPTALVAPLHVVQNQGNDRNAFIVRDDAQISSKDRFFARVVYNHATGTPGVILSTGLQGGNNGFGWNTFVPEIAWTRLISNTMVNEARFNYNRSALSVSWDEPPDAVAALGFSKSAADANGLPSITFSGTGLTNAGVGTNIPQGRHDNVFQWTDTLSMTRGRYNIKTGFNAFRYQINSFGADTPRRNITFVGFGPPFDTAVNGVTTAKFQTQTQTFNLVPLNSSKRYPRYSLFAGFVNGAMQARRNLTINLGLRYEINTIPREKNGTQNNIYQLDSNGNPIPDAPITNIANVGLFLPKGFGYAPIHKNEFQPRVGFSWSPMGWMVVRGGYGIYYQRPDLFGFNTGTGNPPFSFPTSITNQVFGTVADPAQFATTKKNISGYDPGNQAIYVQNYTFNLQFKTDRNGFLQVGYAGSHTLHYNIGTAANFGAAFTGVRPNSVFNTISITENLGNSHYNGLQVEYNHRYSHGFSAQVSYTYSKNIGLVEAGAVPTDHFNYNLDKGRMEADFRQMIVANSVYSLPFGHGKPWLTSGIASHILGNWALSGVFSAHSGQPFSITAGADVNGDGNATDRAQVLPGHSIREVYASGATDKTQFLKVQSAVNNVILARTGGVLTGRDAFEGPALFNVDFAVQKNVPMGEQRRFEFRSEFFNLFNHTNFSNPNSTLSSPLFGKILGTATNSRQIQLGFKFYF